GCGCTCGGGTGGGAACCCCGCACTGGGCCGCCGAGGCGTCCGCGCGCCCTGGGGCGTGTAGTGGGGCACCCGCTGACGAAGGGGAGGGCGATGGGACCGTACGACCTCACATACCGGCTCAGGGGCACCGCGAAGGCGCTCGGCGAGGTCGCGGAGCACCTCGCGAGCGGCCGAGCCGAGTGCAACCGTCAGGCGGACGTGGCCAACACGCTGGAACAGGTCTGGCTGCTGGTGGGCGGGCTGTCCGAGCTGCTGGGGTATCAGGCCGGAGCGCTGCCGGAGATGACGAGCGATCGGGGCGCCCCGGCGGCCGGGCGGCTGATCGAAGAGGCGGCTGCCGCCGCCGCGAAGCTCGGCGAGCAGCTACGAGGTGCAGGCGAGGCAGTGCGGAACGTGCGGTGACCCCGAAACCGGCGCGGGGCGGTCATGCGGTTGGGCGCGGGCGTCCGCGTAGCGCAGGAGCATGGGTCCGGCGTCGGAGGCGGCCCGAGGAGCCGGGGCTAGGGATCGTCTTCAAAGAAGATCAAGGGATGAGAGATCACGTTCGGCGTGATAGGTCGTCATGAGCTCTCGGATGTGGAGTGGGAGGAGCTGTCCCGGTTCCTGCGGAGGTCGGGGACCGGGCGGCCGAGGTCGGACGAACGACCGGGGCGTGCTGAACGGGATCGTGCGGAAGCTGCGGACCGGGTCCGCCTGGCGGGACGTCCCGGAGCGTCACGGCTCCTGGCAGACCCTCTACGCGCGTTTTCGCAGGTGGGCGCTGGACGGCACGTTCTCCCGCATGCTGGAGCAGGTTCAGGCGGAGAAGGACGGGGCCGGGGACATCGACTGGCTGGTGTCGGTCGACTCCACGGTCGTGCGAGCCCATTAGCACGCCGCGGGCGGCAAAGGGGGCAGCCGACCGGGACGAAGCGGGTAATCACTCCCTCCGCCGATCCCGTGGTGGGCTGAGTACGAAGGTCCACCTGGCCTGCGACGGCCGGGGCCGCCTGCTCGGCTTCGTCCTCACCGGCGGCAACACCAACGACTGCACCCGCTTCGAACACGTCATTCAGGCCATCCCGCGTCCCGCGCGTCGGGCCCGGCCGGCCCCGTACCCGGCCTGACCACGTGATCGCGGACAGGGCTACAGCTCCCGAAAGATCCGCGCCCACCTGCGCTGGCGCGGCATCCGCCACACCATCCCCGAACGCACCGACCAGGTCCTCAACCGCCTGAACCGCGGCTCACGAGGGGCCGCCCACCGGCTTCGACCGACAGGCCTACCGCCGGCAACGTCGTCGAACGCTGCTTCAACTGCCTCAAGCAATGCCGCGGCCTGGCCACCCGCTACGACAAGACCCGCGAGTCCTACCAGGCCACCATCACCATCGCATCGCTCCTGCTCTGGATTTGATCTTTGAAGACGGACCCTAGGCGTCGTCGGGGCGCCGGGCCAGCAGCCAGGCCTGGAGGAACCGCTCGGCCGGGCCGGGCTCCCGTACCAGCCGGACGGTCTCCGTCAGCCCGGCCGCGGCGACCAGCCCGGCGAGGGTGTCCGGGCACCACCGGTAGGCGAGGGTGACCCTGTGGTCGAAGGCGTGCGCCCCGGGCGCCGTGTCGGCCTGGAAGGCGAGCAGCAGGTGCCCGCCCGGGGCCAGCACGCGGCGGAACTCGGCGAGCACCGCGGGGACGTGCTCGGGCGGGGTGTGGATGACCGAGTAGCGGGCCACCACCCCGCCCAGCGAGCCGTCGGCCGCCTCCAGGGCCGTCATCGAACCCTCGGCGAACCGCAGCCCCGGGTACGCCTGCCGGGCCAGCCCGACCATCGCGGCGGACAGGTCGACACCGAACACGTCCACCCCGAGGCCGTGCAGATGCGCCGTCACCGACCCGGGCCCGCAGCCGGCGTCGGCGACCGGCCGGCCGCCCGCGTCCGCCACCAGCTCGGCGAAGGCACCCAGCAGCGCCCGGTCGAGCGGATTGCGCTCCAGTTCCGTGGCGAAGAGCTCGGCGTAGCGGACGGCGACGCCGTCGTACGCGTCCCGGGTGGCGTCCAGCTCGGCGGATCCGGTCATGGCGCCGACCCTAGCCCACGGGCTCCGAGCCGCGGCGACACACCGTCACCTGCGACAGTCCGGGACGTGACTCGGGCGGTGACGGATGGTAGTCCAGGAGGGCAGGGGCACGGCCCCCTGCCGGCGGCGGACGCCGCGCGACGATTCCGAGCACGGATGGGATGGCGCAGATGCCTCTTGAGGGCGAGTACGAGCCGAGTCCGGAGAAGTGGGTGCGTGACCAGGTCGAGCTGTTCGAGGGCTCGGGCGGCACCGAGGGCACAACCATGCGGGGCATGCCCGTCATCATCCTCACCACGCTCGGCGCGCGCAGCGGGAAGATCCGCAAGACGCCGCTGATGCGGGTCGAGCACGACGGCCGCTACGCCGTGGTGGCGTCCAAGGGCGGCGCGCCCAGTCACCCCGTCTGGTATCACAATCTGGTCGCCGACCCGCGGGCCGAGCTGCAGGACGGCCCGGTGAGGCAGGACATGACGGCCCGCGAGCTCGACGGCGCCGAGCGGGAGCTGTGGTGGAAGCGGGCCGTGGAGGCCTACCCCGACTATGCGGACTACCAGGCCGGGACGGACCGGGTCATCCCGGTGTTCGTGCTGGAGCTGGCGGCCGGCGGGCACTGACCCGCTGCGGGGCCGCGGCGGCCGGCCGGGGCCCCGCCGTCAGGGCCGCCAGCCGGCGGTGGCCCCGACCATGACGAGCAGCAGGACGGCGGCCACGTTGATCCGGGGGTACGACAGGAGCACCGCGGCGAACTCCCGGAGGACCGCGCTCGGCCAGTAGTAGCCTGCGGTCCGGGCGCCGACGACCTGGCCCGGCACCCCGGCGCGGCGCGCCGCGAGGGCCGCGCGCAGGACGTGGAAGCTGCTGGTGACGACTGTGCAGTGGTACTCCGGCCGCTCGGCCCGCATGATCTCGGCGCTGAACCGCAGGTTCTCGGCAGTGTTCCGGGAGCGGTCCTCGCGCCGCACCCGGTCGGCGGGCACCCCGTGGTCGACGGCGTAGCCGGCCATCGCGACGGCCTCCGCCACCTGCTCGTCGGAGCCCTTCCCGCCGGAGACCACCAGGACGGGCGACCGGCCCTCCGCGCCCCCGGCCAGGGCCAGCGCGATCCCGAGGTCGAGCCGCCCGGCGAGCAGCGGCGGCACCTGGTCGCCGTCCACCAGGCCGGCCCCCAGCACCACGACGAAGTCGGCGTCGTCCCGGGGCGGCATCCGGCCGTAGAGCGCGGCGTAGCCGAGGAAGCACAGCAGCAGGAACGACAGGTAGCCCGCGACCAGCAGCGCCGTCGCGGCCACCGCGTGCAGGGTCCGCGACTCCACGTGCGCAGCCGCCCACAGCAGGGCGATCAGTCCGAACCCGCCGATCCCGGCGGCCAGTGACAGCAGGTTGGCCGGGCGCCCGCCCTCCTGGCGCACCATCACCATGCCGTTGCCGATCAGGAGCACGGCCACGACCACGGCACCCAGTGCGGCCGCGGCGGGCAGCACGTCGGAGGCCGCCCGCAGGACGCCGTCCGGCAGTCGGTCCAGCTCGCCGAGCAGTCCGGCCACCGCGAAGGCCACCGCCAGCCCGAGCAGGACGGCATTGCCGAAGCGACGCACATCGCGGCGGACCCCGACGGCGAACAGGGCCAGGAACAGGGCGGCGAGCAGGTAGGCGACCATGGGCCGATCCTAGGGACGGCCGGGCCACGCCGCGGGCGGGTTGAACCGCTTCCGCCGCTCGCGCCGTAGCCGTCCGGTCGGCGCGATCGACCCGACCGGCATCGCGGAGTGGCCACATCTGCATGCTGACTGGTCAGGAGCGCGGAGTACTCCGGGGTCCCGACTGCCCGGCTCAGGGGCTGCGGCCGTGCCGAATCGGTCAGTGGTGGGCGGTCGCGAAGTCGTAGTCGGGGAGGGCGATGTCGCCGGCCTTGGCGAACTGGGCGGCGAGGAGTTGCCGCATCGGCCAGCGGTTCATCGACCGCATCGACAGGTCCCGCATCCGGATGGCGAAT
The Kitasatospora paranensis genome window above contains:
- a CDS encoding nitroreductase family deazaflavin-dependent oxidoreductase, which gives rise to MPLEGEYEPSPEKWVRDQVELFEGSGGTEGTTMRGMPVIILTTLGARSGKIRKTPLMRVEHDGRYAVVASKGGAPSHPVWYHNLVADPRAELQDGPVRQDMTARELDGAERELWWKRAVEAYPDYADYQAGTDRVIPVFVLELAAGGH
- a CDS encoding YdcF family protein codes for the protein MVAYLLAALFLALFAVGVRRDVRRFGNAVLLGLAVAFAVAGLLGELDRLPDGVLRAASDVLPAAAALGAVVVAVLLIGNGMVMVRQEGGRPANLLSLAAGIGGFGLIALLWAAAHVESRTLHAVAATALLVAGYLSFLLLCFLGYAALYGRMPPRDDADFVVVLGAGLVDGDQVPPLLAGRLDLGIALALAGGAEGRSPVLVVSGGKGSDEQVAEAVAMAGYAVDHGVPADRVRREDRSRNTAENLRFSAEIMRAERPEYHCTVVTSSFHVLRAALAARRAGVPGQVVGARTAGYYWPSAVLREFAAVLLSYPRINVAAVLLLVMVGATAGWRP
- a CDS encoding class I SAM-dependent methyltransferase, with amino-acid sequence MTGSAELDATRDAYDGVAVRYAELFATELERNPLDRALLGAFAELVADAGGRPVADAGCGPGSVTAHLHGLGVDVFGVDLSAAMVGLARQAYPGLRFAEGSMTALEAADGSLGGVVARYSVIHTPPEHVPAVLAEFRRVLAPGGHLLLAFQADTAPGAHAFDHRVTLAYRWCPDTLAGLVAAAGLTETVRLVREPGPAERFLQAWLLARRPDDA